A stretch of the Elephas maximus indicus isolate mEleMax1 chromosome 3, mEleMax1 primary haplotype, whole genome shotgun sequence genome encodes the following:
- the WNT2B gene encoding protein Wnt-2b → MLRPGGAQDAAQLPLWRARAPVPAPPDGCRPPARLGLACLLLLLLLTLPAPVDTSWWYIGALGARVICDNIPGLVSRQRQLCQRYPDIMRSVGEGAREWIRECQHQFRHHRWNCTTLDRDHTVFGRVMLRSSREAAFVYAISSAGVVHAITRACSQGELSVCSCDPYTRGRHRDQRGDFDWGGCSDNIHYGVRFAKAFVDAKEKRLKDARALMNLHNNRCGRTAVRRFLKLECKCHGVSGSCTLRTCWRALSDFRRTGDYLRRRYDGAVQVTATQDGANFTAARQGYRRATRTDLVYFDNSPDYCVLDKAAGSLGTAGRVCSKTSKGTDGCEIMCCGRGYDTTRVTRVTQCECKFHWCCAVRCKECRNTVDVHTCKAPKKAEWLDQT, encoded by the exons ATGCTGAGGCCGGGTGGTGCGCAGGACGCCGCGCAGCTCCCCCTTTGGCGCGCTCGCGCCCCTGTCCCGGCGCCCCCCGACGGCTGCCGGCCTCCGGCCCGCCTAGGTCTTGCCTgccttctgctgctgctgctgctgacgcTGCCGGCCCCTGTAGACACGTCCTGGTG GTACATTGGGGCACTGGGAGCCCGGGTGATCTGTGACAATATCCCTGGTCTGGTGAGCCGGCAGCGGCAGCTGTGCCAGCGTTACCCAGACATCATGCGCTCGGTGGGCGAGGGTGCCCGAGAATGGATCCGGGAATGTCAGCACCAGTTCCGCCACCACCGCTGGAATTGCACCACACTGGACAGGGATCACACGGTCTTTGGACGTGTCATGCTCAGAA GCAGCCGGGAGGCAGCATTTGTGTATGCCATCTCATCAGCAGGGGTGGTCCACGCTATCACTCGTGCCTGTAGTCAGGGTGAACTGAGTGTGTGCAGCTGTGACCCCTACACCCGTGGCCGACACCGTGACCAACGTGGGGACTTTGACTGGGGTGGCTGCAGTGACAACATCCACTATGGTGTCCGCTTTGCCAAGGCCTTTGTGGATGCCAAGGAGAAGAGGCTTAAGGATGCCCGGGCCCTGATGAACTTACACAACAACCGCTGTGGTCGCACG GCTGTGCGGCGGTTTCTGAAGCTAGAGTGTAAGTGCCACGGGGTGAGTGGCTCCTGTACTCTGCGGACCTGCTGGCGTGCACTCTCAGACTTCCGCCGCACAGGTGATTACCTGAGGCGACGCTATGATGGGGCTGTGCAAGTGACAGCCACCCAGGATGGCGCCAACTTCACAGCAGCCCGCCAAGGCTATCGACGTGCCACTCGGACTGACCTTGTCTACTTCGACAACTCCCCAGACTATTGTGTCTTGGACAAGGCTGCAG GTTCCCTAGGCACTGCAGGCCGTGTCTGCAGCAAGACCTCTAAAGGGACAGACGGTTGTGAAATCATGTGCTGTGGCCGAGGGTACGACACAACTCGAGTCACCCGTGTCACCCAGTGTGAGTGCAAATTCCACTGGTGCTGTGCTGTGCGGTGCAAGGAGTGCAGGAACACTGTGGACGTCCATACTTGCAAGGCCCCCAAGAAGGCAGAGTGGCTGGACCAGACCTGA